The following proteins are co-located in the Ensifer sp. WSM1721 genome:
- the lon gene encoding endopeptidase La, which produces MTSKTSPATESATYPVLPLRDIVVFPHMIVPLFVGREKSIRALEEVMGTDKQIMLATQINATDDDPEASAIYKVGTIANVLQLLKLPDGTVKVLVEGRARAEIERYTPRDDFYEAAAHALREPDEDPVEIEALSRSVVSEFESYVKLNKKISPEVVGVASQIEDYSKLADTVASHLSIKIVEKQEMLETTSVKMRLEKALGFMEGEISVLQVEKRIRSRVKRQMEKTQREYYLNEQMKAIQKELGDSEDGRDEMAEIEERIAKTKLSKEAREKADAELKKLRQMSPMSAEATVVRNYLDWLLGLPWGKKSKIKTDLNHAEKVLDADHFGLDKVKERIVEYLAVQARSTKIKGPILCLVGPPGVGKTSLAKSIAKATGREYIRMALGGVRDEAEIRGHRRTYIGSMPGKIVQSMKKAKRANPLFLLDEVDKMGQDFRGDPSSALLEVLDPEQNSTFMDHYLEVEYDLSNVMFITTANTLNIPAPLMDRMEVIRIAGYTEEEKLEIAKRHLLPKAIRDHALQPQEFSVTDGALMAVIQTYTREAGVRNFERELMKLARKAVTEILKGKTKKVEVTTENVHDYLGVPRFRHGEAERDDQVGVVTGLAWTEVGGELLTIEGVMMPGKGRMTVTGNLRDVMKESISAAASYVRSRAIDFGIEPPLFDKRDIHVHVPEGATPKDGPSAGVAMATAIVSVMTGIPISKDVAMTGEITLRGRVLPIGGLKEKLLAALRGGIKKVLIPEENAKDLADIPDNVKNSLEIIPVSRMGEVLEHALMRRPEPIEWDPASQPAMPAVDSQDEAGASIAH; this is translated from the coding sequence GAGGAGGTCATGGGTACCGACAAGCAGATCATGCTCGCGACCCAGATCAACGCCACTGACGACGATCCGGAAGCCTCCGCCATCTATAAGGTCGGCACGATTGCCAATGTGCTGCAACTGCTGAAGCTCCCCGACGGTACCGTCAAGGTTCTCGTCGAAGGCCGCGCGCGCGCCGAGATCGAGCGCTACACGCCGCGCGACGATTTCTATGAGGCGGCGGCCCATGCGCTCCGCGAGCCCGACGAAGATCCGGTCGAGATCGAAGCGCTGAGCCGCTCGGTCGTGTCGGAATTCGAAAGCTATGTGAAGCTCAACAAGAAGATTTCGCCGGAAGTCGTCGGCGTCGCGAGCCAGATCGAAGACTATTCGAAGCTCGCCGATACCGTCGCATCCCATCTGTCGATCAAGATCGTCGAGAAGCAGGAAATGCTGGAGACGACGAGCGTGAAGATGCGTCTCGAAAAGGCGCTCGGCTTCATGGAAGGCGAGATCTCGGTCCTACAGGTGGAAAAGCGCATCCGCTCGCGCGTCAAGCGCCAGATGGAGAAGACCCAGCGCGAGTACTACCTCAATGAGCAGATGAAGGCGATCCAGAAGGAACTGGGCGACAGCGAGGACGGCCGCGACGAGATGGCCGAGATCGAGGAGCGCATCGCCAAGACGAAGCTTTCCAAGGAAGCTCGAGAAAAGGCCGATGCGGAGCTGAAGAAGCTGCGCCAGATGAGCCCGATGTCGGCGGAAGCGACCGTCGTTCGCAACTATCTCGATTGGCTCCTGGGCCTGCCCTGGGGCAAGAAGTCGAAGATCAAGACCGACCTCAATCACGCCGAGAAGGTGCTCGACGCCGATCACTTCGGTCTCGACAAGGTCAAGGAACGTATCGTCGAATATCTCGCCGTGCAGGCACGCTCCACGAAGATCAAGGGCCCGATCCTGTGCCTTGTCGGACCTCCGGGCGTCGGCAAGACCTCGCTCGCCAAGTCGATCGCCAAGGCGACTGGCCGCGAATATATTCGCATGGCGTTGGGTGGCGTTCGCGACGAGGCCGAAATCCGTGGTCACCGCCGCACGTATATCGGCTCCATGCCGGGCAAGATCGTTCAATCGATGAAGAAGGCAAAAAGGGCCAATCCGCTCTTCCTGCTCGACGAGGTCGACAAGATGGGGCAGGACTTCCGCGGCGATCCGTCTTCGGCGCTTCTGGAAGTGCTTGATCCGGAGCAGAACTCGACCTTCATGGATCACTATCTCGAGGTCGAATACGACCTCTCGAACGTGATGTTCATCACCACGGCGAACACGCTCAACATTCCGGCGCCGCTGATGGACCGCATGGAAGTGATCCGCATCGCCGGTTATACCGAAGAGGAAAAGCTGGAGATCGCCAAGCGGCACCTCCTGCCCAAGGCGATCCGCGACCATGCGCTGCAGCCGCAGGAGTTCTCCGTCACGGACGGCGCACTGATGGCCGTGATCCAGACCTACACGCGCGAAGCGGGCGTTCGCAACTTTGAACGCGAGTTGATGAAGCTTGCGCGCAAGGCTGTGACCGAAATCCTCAAAGGCAAGACGAAGAAGGTCGAAGTGACGACCGAGAACGTGCACGACTATCTCGGCGTGCCGCGCTTCCGCCATGGCGAAGCCGAGCGCGACGACCAGGTAGGCGTGGTCACGGGCCTCGCCTGGACCGAGGTCGGCGGCGAGCTGCTGACGATCGAAGGCGTGATGATGCCCGGCAAGGGCCGCATGACGGTCACCGGCAACCTGCGCGACGTGATGAAGGAATCGATTTCGGCAGCGGCATCCTATGTCCGGTCGCGCGCGATCGATTTCGGGATCGAGCCACCGCTGTTCGACAAGCGCGACATTCACGTCCACGTACCTGAGGGCGCAACCCCGAAGGATGGTCCGTCCGCGGGTGTCGCCATGGCAACGGCCATTGTTTCGGTCATGACCGGCATTCCGATCTCCAAGGACGTGGCGATGACCGGGGAGATCACCCTGCGTGGTCGCGTCCTGCCGATCGGCGGCCTCAAGGAGAAGCTGCTGGCGGCTCTGCGTGGCGGAATCAAGAAGGTGCTGATCCCCGAGGAGAACGCCAAGGATCTCGCCGATATTCCGGACAACGTGAAGAACAGCCTCGAGATCATCCCGGTCTCGCGGATGGGCGAGGTGCTCGAACACGCTTTGATGCGGCGTCCTGAGCCGATCGAATGGGATCCGGCCAGCCAGCCGGCGATGCCGGCGGTTGATTCGCAGGACGAAGCGGGGGCATCGATCGCGCACTAA
- the hupB gene encoding DNA-binding protein HupB has protein sequence MNKNELVTAVAEKAGLSKADASSAVDAVFETIQSELKNGGDIRLVGFGNFSVTRREASKGRNPSTGAEVDIPARNVPKFTAGKGLKDAVN, from the coding sequence ATGAACAAAAATGAGCTCGTGACTGCCGTTGCCGAAAAGGCCGGCCTCTCGAAGGCTGATGCGTCCTCTGCAGTTGATGCAGTTTTTGAGACCATCCAGAGCGAACTGAAGAACGGTGGCGACATTCGCCTCGTCGGCTTCGGCAACTTCTCCGTTACCCGCCGTGAAGCCAGCAAGGGCCGCAACCCGTCGACGGGCGCGGAAGTTGACATCCCGGCGCGCAACGTGCCGAAGTTTACCGCCGGCAAGGGCCTTAAGGACGCCGTCAACTGA
- a CDS encoding esterase-like activity of phytase family protein, giving the protein MKAFSITTALAAALAASTASAVKAEQVFNRVASFAVADNLPAGADRKAPTSAEIITASEDGNTLIYTDSPGKRIGFIDITDAKAPKASGIVSFDGEPTSVAIAGAKALVAVNTRESFTKPSGLLAIVDVVAKKVEATCDLGGQPDSVALNKDRTLAAVAIENERDEDVEDGKIPQMPTGDLVILSLKDGIADCTTIKHVALTGLAEVAGDDPEPEFVAFNGKDEIALTLQENNHLVIIDGKSATVKTHFSAGTVDLKNIDAKRDGAISFTGEQPGRKREPDAVKWLDDNRLLVANEGDYEGGARGFTIFDATGKVLFESGAGFEHAIAAIGHYPEKRSSAKGIEPEGVEAARFGDDSLFFVLSERASIVGVYKDTGAEPELLQLLPSGISPEGAVAIPGRNLFATANEVDLVEDGGARAHVMIYERAEGRAAYPQIRSSEKDGTPIGFGALSGLAAVMDKPGFLRAVSDSVFSSQPTIFTIDATQTPALITGTLPITRDGAPAQKLDIEGVANDGDGGFWLASEGNSDKLYSHALFHVNKKGEIKKEIALPAELRANEIRYGFEGIATVGEGDDQVLWMAVQREWKDDEKGFVKLVSYKPATEEWGAVRYPLDKSEEGWVGLSEISVHGDYAYIIERDNLIGEAAKLKKLYRVPLADLKPAKLGSELPVVRKEEVRDLIADLKALNGYVVDKVEGFGVDAAGNGYVVTDNDGVDDSSGETLFFSIGAIDAM; this is encoded by the coding sequence ATGAAAGCATTTTCGATCACCACAGCATTGGCCGCGGCTCTCGCCGCATCGACGGCGTCCGCCGTCAAGGCCGAACAGGTATTCAACCGGGTTGCATCCTTTGCCGTCGCCGACAACCTGCCTGCGGGAGCCGACCGGAAGGCACCGACATCGGCCGAGATCATCACCGCGAGTGAAGATGGTAACACGCTCATCTATACCGACAGCCCCGGCAAGCGCATCGGCTTCATCGACATTACCGACGCCAAGGCGCCGAAGGCGAGCGGCATCGTATCCTTCGATGGCGAGCCGACCTCAGTCGCGATCGCCGGCGCAAAGGCTCTCGTCGCCGTCAATACGCGCGAAAGCTTCACCAAGCCCTCAGGCCTCCTCGCGATCGTCGACGTTGTGGCGAAGAAGGTGGAGGCGACCTGCGACCTCGGCGGCCAGCCGGATTCGGTAGCCCTGAACAAGGACCGGACGCTTGCCGCAGTCGCGATCGAGAACGAGCGCGATGAGGACGTCGAGGATGGAAAGATCCCGCAGATGCCGACCGGCGATCTCGTCATCCTGTCGCTGAAGGACGGCATCGCCGATTGCACGACGATCAAGCATGTGGCGCTGACCGGTCTCGCCGAGGTCGCGGGTGACGATCCGGAGCCGGAATTCGTCGCCTTCAACGGCAAGGACGAAATCGCGTTGACGCTGCAGGAGAACAACCACCTCGTCATCATCGACGGTAAATCCGCGACCGTGAAGACGCATTTCTCCGCCGGCACCGTCGATCTGAAGAACATCGATGCCAAGCGGGATGGCGCCATCTCCTTCACGGGCGAGCAGCCGGGCCGCAAGCGCGAACCGGATGCCGTGAAATGGCTCGACGACAATCGTCTGCTCGTCGCCAACGAAGGTGACTACGAAGGCGGTGCGCGCGGTTTCACGATCTTCGATGCGACCGGCAAGGTCCTCTTCGAGTCCGGCGCGGGCTTCGAACATGCGATCGCAGCCATTGGCCACTATCCGGAGAAGAGGTCGTCGGCCAAGGGCATCGAACCGGAGGGCGTCGAAGCGGCACGTTTCGGCGACGACAGCCTCTTCTTTGTGCTCTCCGAGCGCGCCTCGATCGTCGGCGTCTACAAGGATACCGGCGCTGAACCCGAACTCCTCCAGCTTCTGCCGTCCGGCATTTCACCCGAGGGCGCGGTCGCCATTCCCGGCCGCAATTTGTTTGCGACCGCCAATGAGGTGGATCTCGTTGAGGACGGTGGAGCGCGGGCACATGTGATGATCTACGAAAGGGCAGAAGGGAGGGCCGCCTATCCGCAGATTCGCTCGTCGGAAAAAGACGGCACGCCGATCGGCTTCGGCGCGCTTTCCGGTCTTGCGGCGGTCATGGACAAGCCGGGTTTCTTGCGCGCTGTCAGCGACTCCGTCTTCTCCTCGCAGCCGACGATCTTCACGATCGACGCCACCCAGACCCCGGCACTGATCACGGGGACGCTGCCGATCACCCGCGACGGTGCTCCCGCCCAGAAGCTCGACATCGAAGGCGTCGCCAATGACGGCGACGGCGGCTTCTGGCTCGCTTCCGAGGGCAATTCGGACAAGCTTTACAGCCACGCGCTCTTTCATGTGAACAAGAAGGGCGAGATCAAGAAGGAGATCGCCTTGCCGGCGGAGTTGCGTGCGAACGAAATCCGCTACGGTTTCGAAGGTATCGCGACCGTGGGCGAGGGGGACGACCAGGTCCTCTGGATGGCTGTCCAGCGCGAATGGAAGGACGACGAGAAAGGCTTCGTCAAGCTCGTCTCTTACAAGCCGGCAACCGAGGAGTGGGGTGCGGTGCGCTATCCGCTCGACAAGTCGGAAGAAGGCTGGGTCGGCCTTTCGGAAATCTCCGTCCATGGCGACTATGCCTATATCATCGAGCGCGACAATCTGATCGGCGAGGCAGCCAAGCTGAAGAAGCTCTATCGCGTTCCTCTCGCCGATCTGAAGCCCGCCAAGCTCGGCAGCGAGTTGCCGGTCGTCCGCAAGGAAGAGGTGCGCGATCTCATTGCCGATCTGAAGGCGCTGAACGGTTATGTCGTCGACAAGGTCGAGGGCTTCGGAGTTGACGCCGCCGGCAATGGTTATGTCGTCACGGACAATGACGGCGTCGATGATTCTTCCGGCGAAACCCTGTTCTTCTCCATCGGTGCCATCGACGCGATGTAA
- a CDS encoding MarR family winged helix-turn-helix transcriptional regulator, translating to MKKTFEVSDKLFELYHRVHRLVNESMTEEGVSLARSKFLFFLSKLGPCRSTDIACALNFAPRTVTEAIDGLERDRLVMRKPDPEDRRAKIVSITETGRAVLEAAEHPRKQLLEEIFSALDDEQLDQLYDIVSKLVEKTDEIRKRKEEAEEAEIASAR from the coding sequence ATGAAGAAGACATTCGAAGTTTCCGACAAGCTGTTCGAGCTCTACCATCGCGTTCATCGGCTGGTTAACGAATCCATGACAGAGGAAGGCGTCTCACTTGCCCGGAGCAAGTTCCTCTTCTTCCTGAGCAAACTCGGTCCCTGTCGGTCCACGGATATCGCCTGTGCGCTGAACTTCGCTCCGCGGACGGTGACCGAGGCGATCGACGGGTTGGAGCGCGACCGCCTGGTGATGCGCAAACCCGACCCGGAGGATCGCCGTGCGAAAATCGTCTCGATCACCGAGACCGGACGGGCCGTCCTCGAAGCGGCGGAACACCCGCGCAAACAGCTCCTGGAGGAAATCTTCTCGGCGCTCGACGACGAGCAGCTCGACCAGCTCTACGATATCGTCAGCAAGCTCGTCGAAAAGACCGACGAAATCCGCAAGCGCAAGGAAGAAGCGGAAGAGGCAGAGATCGCCTCCGCGCGATAG
- a CDS encoding exonuclease SbcCD subunit D: MPFRFVHTADLHLDSPLRSLALRNPELASLVRSATRNALVRIVDLCIAESVDALLIAGDLYDGGQTSMNTALFLAGELRRLDEAGIRTFIIRGNHDAQSQVTRELTLPPSVHVFSGRSRTVLAKNLENGRTVHIHGVSFADTHAPESLLPHFHPPVADGINIGMLHTSLSGSAAHDPYAPCSVADLQRHGFDYWALGHIHQRQVHSEKPCIVMPGMPQGRDINEMGMKGVTIVTIDDHGQVVLEERPTSTAAFERLSVDVTGAAHWRDVLDSVSREIARLRKRLPADNLILRLTLTGRTPLAWRLRRDADLLETEMANIAAGLGGCWIEKVEVQCRAAGDAGYASADPVGELAALVENDVLSSFGFRAEVKGVAEELLQQLPPELRQILAIDEEALESLALNAGLAGSADVLAHLHGRTGAEGTD, translated from the coding sequence ATGCCGTTCCGATTTGTTCATACCGCAGACCTTCATCTCGATTCACCTTTGCGCAGCCTCGCACTCCGAAACCCGGAGCTTGCCAGCCTTGTGCGAAGCGCCACCCGTAACGCGCTCGTGCGCATTGTCGATCTCTGCATTGCCGAAAGCGTCGACGCGCTGCTGATCGCCGGCGATCTCTACGACGGCGGCCAAACCTCCATGAACACGGCGCTTTTCCTTGCGGGCGAGCTCCGCCGCCTCGACGAGGCCGGCATCCGCACCTTCATCATCCGGGGCAATCACGACGCCCAATCGCAAGTGACGCGCGAACTCACGCTGCCGCCCTCTGTCCACGTCTTTTCCGGCCGCAGCAGGACGGTGCTGGCAAAGAATCTGGAAAACGGCAGAACGGTTCATATTCACGGCGTGAGCTTTGCCGACACGCACGCGCCGGAGAGTCTGCTGCCTCACTTCCATCCGCCGGTCGCCGACGGAATCAATATCGGCATGTTGCATACGAGCCTTTCCGGCTCCGCCGCTCATGACCCCTATGCGCCCTGCAGTGTCGCCGATCTTCAGCGGCACGGCTTTGACTATTGGGCGCTCGGCCATATCCACCAGCGGCAGGTGCACAGCGAAAAGCCCTGCATCGTCATGCCCGGCATGCCGCAGGGCCGCGACATCAACGAAATGGGCATGAAGGGCGTCACCATCGTTACGATCGACGATCACGGGCAGGTGGTGCTGGAAGAGCGGCCGACAAGCACCGCCGCTTTCGAACGGCTTTCGGTCGACGTAACGGGCGCCGCTCACTGGCGCGATGTGCTGGACTCGGTGAGCCGGGAGATCGCCCGCCTTCGCAAGCGACTGCCGGCCGACAATCTGATCCTGCGGCTGACGCTGACGGGAAGAACCCCGCTTGCCTGGCGCCTACGGCGCGACGCCGATCTCCTGGAAACGGAAATGGCCAACATTGCGGCCGGGCTCGGCGGATGCTGGATCGAGAAGGTCGAGGTCCAGTGCCGGGCGGCAGGGGATGCAGGATACGCCTCGGCCGACCCGGTCGGCGAGTTGGCGGCGCTCGTTGAAAATGACGTGTTGTCCTCCTTCGGCTTCCGCGCAGAGGTGAAGGGCGTCGCGGAGGAACTGCTGCAGCAATTGCCGCCCGAACTGCGGCAGATATTGGCGATCGACGAGGAAGCGCTGGAGAGCCTGGCGCTGAACGCCGGTCTTGCGGGAAGCGCGGACGTGCTCGCGCATCTCCATGGTCGCACGGGCGCCGAGGGCACCGACTGA